The genomic window tttttccatacagaAAAAATTAGAGAGTCTGAAAAGTTTAGACTTGTTCAACTGTGAGGTGACCAACCTGAATGAttacagagaaaatgtattCAAGCTGCTCCCTCAGTTGACGTATCTTGATGGCTATGACAAAGAAGACAAGGAGGCTCCAGACTCTGATGCAGAGGCCTATCCAGAAGGACtagatgatgaggatgaagacGATGATGGTATGATAATAgaataatgttgtttttcctttaatacCAGCAGTTTTATTTATCTCTGTTCCTATGGAAGCTGTCACTCTGTTGCAGAAAGAGTCACTCACTGCTTTAATGCATTATAACCTGCAGCTTATTACTCAGTTATATTAATTGTTGCAAGTCAGCTttagctgttgtttgttttgtaaccTGAATGTATTATGTAACTCAAGTAGTAGCCCAGTTGAAACAGTGTTTCACATAGTTAAAGAGGTAAATAAATTGGAAATTATTCTCAGATGCAACCTAGGTCAGTTTTGGAGTGCCACAAAGTTAAATGTGACCTCTGGTtacagaggtagaggaggaggagtatgATGAAGATGCTGCCccaggtgatgatgatgaagaagaagaaggagatgaggaggaggaagagggggaggaggaggaagaggacgacATCAGTGGAGAGGTGATTATGGGCAAGGGATGAAGTCGTGATTGGCTGAGAGTGTCTAGGTGTTAAGtgataatttatttaattattacagcagaaaatatttctttgtacATGAGTTCATCATGACAGGTAACGAGTGCCATTTAGAAAAAAAGGCCAAACCCTGATATAATCCTAAAGACATGTATGTAGCTTGCTACCTtgtaactgaattttttttctccttaaagtGGATTGTAACCATGAGCTATGTTATGGAATAGTCTGAGTGTTTTAAATTTCAACATCTCAAAAATGGGACTGGCAAAATATTTTTGGAACTTGATTTAAAAGATGGTGTGTAACTGTTTCGGAATGTGTTCttaggaggaggaagaagaagagttgAACGATGGTGAGGTTGAGGATGAAGATGACTATGGTAAGACAAGAAACAGATTTGTATGCGTGGGTACAGTGTAATTGTGAGACTAATGTGTTTCTCTTGTAAAATTCAAGCTTGAGCATAATCTTTCCAAAACAGGTACCAGAAATTAGTGATAAATATCTCAGTATTGTTCATCTGTTGTTGTGCTAACACCAAATGACAATGTGTTGAGTATCTTTGGCATCAGTTAGAATTGAGACGTTTGGTAGAATTTCACAGTAATATTAAGTTGCTCAATTGTGACagttcctgttttttgttttctcgttttttttttttttttgttccttgttAATCTCTCCCTAGAAGAAGAAAGAgggcagaaaaggaaaagggagCTGGATGAAGAAGGCGAGGAGGATGActgaacctgctctctctctctctctctctctctctctctctctctctgggccctCATGTGATCTGACTGTTTTAACCCTGTATTTCTATGTCCAGTTGTCATATTGCGGTGGTGTGGGGGCGGATTAAAATGGTAGGGGATGGGGTTAGCATAAAAGTGAGGATACAgtctaaatatttgttttgtttttgtacttttggTTTAATTCCCTTCATTTACTCCAGAAAACCTCTACAAATCTCTGGCAACACAGTAGTGAAAATTTCTTATtgctgaagaagaaaaagactaGTATACTCTttgtaaattttattttcttcttctgtaCTGTTGATGCCTAATTGCTTATACAGATCGCTGGTGATGACTTatgtatttaaaagaaaaaaaaaaaaaaaaaaccaaaaacctttTAAAGTGCATGTCTGACTCTATTTTAAAGTTGACTAATGGATTTCAAGAGAGCATTTTCTTacccacttttttttaattatgtcatttgtttgtgtacatTGCATTTATGTGGTGTTGTTGTCATCATGTGAGATTCTGTTTAGGTATGGAGAATACATCATAACGTCTGCCTGGACAGACACAGTTTGGCCTCTCAATGtgatttttagttttattttattttttaatgtttagaaTGAAATGTCTGCCCTTGTCAGATGACCTCCCTACTATGTGGATAGTTCAGAAGTTTCGTGTTCTTTGTAAATAATGaccaaatatatttttttctattccCTTTGATAATGGCAGACATTTTCCACAGGTAATCTCAGTTGTAACCATTAActgtaataaaatgaatgaaaacacaattGCAGCTGTACAGTAATTTTAGAAATGGGCAGTTTTAGAATATTTACTGATTGAATATAAGCTTATGTCCTATATGAACCATTACTtgttataaatatgtaattacattaaGTTATGCATAGCTGGTTTGTAACATGTTTGACCTTCACGTAATGTTGGTGAGTGTATGGCTTCACCACTATTAAGGTCGAATGAAGGcctaaaatatttatttcacaccAAGTGATATGTATTGTAATGCTCAGGGATATGAAATTgacttgtgtttattttgtggaATGTCTCTGGAAGATACCATGTAAAGTTTCAAAAAATAATATGCCTTTATCTGGTCACCAAATTATTTAAACGGAAACATAATCTGAGCTTTATTCAGTTGTTCTAAATTCTGAGaatattgattaaaaaagaaaattggaTGTGAATCCTATTGAAGTtaatatgtattattattatcatcattattattattattattaccttaAATTTTCTCTCTGGTGGCTCCTAAATTGCTGTGAATTCAGTTTTTCTCTTCCAAATGTTGATTTTGAAAACATACGGGATGAATCTTCACGTGCAACACCCCAGAGCCAGATTATGCATGTATTGTGTTTGGTaaatttttaaagtaaaatgtgTCCAGTTCATTATGTATCATCTATATATTACAGGGGAAGCATAGACAGTAAATGTTAAGTATCATTTTAGTGATCCAGCGAGTCATACACTATGGTTCGTGGTCCTCTCGTCTGTCACCAAGTGGTGTGTCTGGATAGTGCATGTCAGTCTGAGGAAATTTGAAGATCAACCTAAAACCACTCTTGAAACCTCTGAGCCTCAAGTGGAGCAACAGAAGTGAGTCGTTTTACGTTCATCGTATGCCCGAGGGCAGTGTTACACAACCCCCTTGGAGACCTTTAACATCCTTGCATATTGTACTTTTTGTTGCCCTGAAAAGGATGTTGCTTTATGGGCAGTCGAGGGCTTTTTTTGCTCACTTGGGAAGCGGACTTATTTGTTACTGTGCATAGTTGCAGAGAATAAGAAACATGACTTGTCTCCAACAAGCGAAATTGAGAAATACTGTCTAAGAGTACTGCTTGTTGTCTCCAGTCGAGCATGGAGTAGCTTTTTGCACATTTTTCCAGAAGTACTGCATTCACTGACCTGATCCGCCCTCTCAAATAATCATCAATGCTTTAGAGAGTTGTGTCAGCTGTCACAAATTTGGACTCCAATACATACAAGTAGGCTGGTAGAAGACCGTGACTCAAGCTGAGAAAGATTCGTCATGAACAGTTTGCTTCAATTACATAGACATTTAGAATGATAGGATCATAAGAGTACCCCTCCAAAATATACTACCTAGTGGCTAACCAAGACAGAGTAGCcaaatgtctgttttctctctctcaacagttCACGTGTTGTACTGTCCGTCTTACaacattttctgttcattaCTAAGCAAGACCACATCTTATTGGACTACAGTAAGTGGATAAAAGAATTTCAGAGAACTGTAAAGATACAAGCAAAATAGTTGTCCAGTTTACCCATTCTGGAGACAAACTAAGAATTTtctggatttgttttgttctgtgaggCATATAGTTCTATTTCACACTaaattgacagagagagaatatctcaGTCAGAAGTAACTTACCACAACAAAGGTAACTTACCCCACCCCCAAGCTGTGCATTTGACCCTCTTCATGTTTCTGAATCAACTGTACAGAAACAGTCACTGAGAGGTCATattcaaagaagaagaagaatatttgAACAGCTTGTAAGTATGCAGCCTAAACAAATGTCCAAACATTCACTCAAAATGATCAGACTAATACTGAGCAGACAGCAAAATCAATGCATATCTATTATAGCTAAAATGTAACCCTTAATGTTCAGATTCTGCGACGAAATAGGTATTTATGCTGATGAAAATCCTACTGGACATAGTTCTGAAGTCCAGTACGGAAAAAACATGCAGTGAAATGTGGCTAGGTCTGAATCATATCAGTACAAGTGGTCTTGACTGGATCTCTGATCATggttacaaaaaagaaaaagaaaacgtgaCTAATATCCTTCATCATGTCATCTCCTTTACTCTGTATCACATCTATGTTTCACTCCTGCTTATAAAACACTTATAGCACTGTAacaaactcattcattttcactatTGTTCTCAGTTCACCGTCCTTTGAATGTATACTAGTAAGAATGAACATTGTGTATATAACAAAAGAGAAATCGACCTTTAGCATTGGTTCAGTACGTCTGAATGATTTATGACTGAACGATAGGTGTGGTTGTGTGCATATGTCGATGCGTATGTAAGAGTTTGTATAAGTTGTAAATACTTTATAAGCACTTAAGTAATTCCATGTTTCCATCAGTACCAACCTGCTGTGTCTTCTTCCAGCAATAAGTTCTACATTGCTATATGTGCATCTCTAACCTTTCAGCCTTACCCACAATTCTCTCAGTTCCCTTGCAATGCTAATTCTATTCATGATTTCTATTTAGTTTCATTATGGAACCGGAAAAGTCTTTGATTAGTTGATTATTCCGTTACATTTGTGTTGTTGCAATGAGGGAAATGAGTAGACATTTTTAAAGCTCATTGGTAGTGACAATACTTATTCGTTTACCTTTTTAGACTCGCTGAAATGGATAATTGTGATTCTTAAGAAGCTAAACTATAGTCTAATAGTTACAATAATTGTAGTGTGGTTTTCTGTCAAGTTGTGTAGTGTAACTTATAGTGGGGCTTGGCACTGTGTATGCAGCCAGGCACAGGGGTTTGAACCCCATGTCAATCAAGTTTATCTCTAATCCTGATTTGACAATGCCAAGATTTCTAAACAGCCTTTGTGTCTGGTTGCAAAAGCTATagatctttttctctcctttgatGCTTTTATTGTTATGTGTGAGATGAGATAAACTTGATTATGCTGACCAGTAATTAATTAGGAAAAACAgttactaaataaataattactATTGCAAATtctaaaatctaaaaaataataataataataataatgaaaattatGTCACATAGATAATGGCTTTGACCAAACATAACATGGTTTTCTCTTATTTGAAGCCATTCAGGTCCAAAGTTGCAGTTTTTGCAGTAAACATCctcaaaaaaggaagagagagggggaggggtagAAAGAAACAAAGGGACAGATCAAatattagaaaaagaaataacGAAAGCCCTGCATATACAACTTATTTCATGTCCCTTGAGAGCTCCAACTCCAGTGCACACCTGTGGATGTAAGCTTCAGGCAACTCCGTGTTAGGAGATGTTCAGTTTACTGCAAAGTGACAGGCAGTGGGGGACACAGGTCATGAGTAGCAGGGAGTGGTTTGTGGGGCATCAACCCCACGAAAGTTGCATTAGCGTAAGTtagaaagagggaaaagtaaatatatgtatatatatcggTACGGTTAAGCTCCCAGCTCTAAGGGAAAAGAAAGGACTGACGTGGGGTGTGTGAGGGACTTTTGGCTGGCCATGTGCAGCTGGCTTTTAGCAGCTCTGGAGGATccatgccatttttttttttttcaagagaaagagattgcCCAGAGTAGGGGCTTGCTTCTGTGGTCAGATGctgctgtttgtgttgtcagtgttggGGCTGTTTCTCAGGTTGTTgagctccagctccagctgtCTGATTTTAACGTCCTTCTGTGTGAGCTCGTCCTTCAGCCGCCTCAGCTCCTCCTGCTGCCTGAAAAACATCCTCAGGagctgcagaacacacacacacacacacacacacacacacacacacacacacacacacacacacacattgtaagGACCAAGCTCTAACAATGGTTTAATGTAATCTTAATGGAGGATAAAGTGAACTGAAATGCATCTTGAGATTCACCTCATTCTCTGTTCTGGGGGGAACATTTTCCAGCAGGTCAATCCCATTTACTACCAcgcttttcttctccttcactgGAGCCTTAAATACCAACTTGCTAGGTTTGCTGTAGCCTTCTTTCAGAGACATGAGGACTGGACCTTTGTGTGGACATATATTGAGTTGATCAGTTATCCTTATGCAACAGAATATGgttctgggttgtttttttgttgttgttgtctgtttgctttttatgCCACAGGTTACTCTGAGAACCATTTTCATATGCTTGAAAGAGCATTTGCTTTTGTTCATAACAGTAAATCATTATGTTTCCAAAAGCTTTCATAATAAATAAGTACCACTATACAGCAGTAGATATAGTATATTTtgatagatttttttgtgtgtgtggacaagCTTTTGTGATGCATTATATTTCCATTAATAGAAGTGCATTCATGAGCAATGATAAAGGGAATCTCTTAACTGGGTTGAAAacattttcctaaaaattacaGGCACCTGAACACTCATCTTGGCACCACCAGCTTTAAATTGCATTGAATGAACCTCAGTCATTgagtttgaacatttttatgagTGTCCACTGTGGTGCTCACTCTTACGTCAGTGACCAGTATCAGAACTGCAGGGGGGATATGTACCTCTGTTGACGCCACTGAGCCACTcttcagcagagagagcaggttcTGTTCCTGCAGTCATTGGATAGATGTCCTCTTGATATGTCTCTgactgaaaaagtaaaaaaacagatcacatgtctctcacacacacacgcacacacgcgcgcgcgcacaaaatacaatgcaaaacaacacaacGTAATGcagttttaattttcttttgattAGAAAAGTGAAAATTTGTCTCTAATTCCGTGGGAGAATGTGGAAGCCTTAATATGGCTAATCACTCAAAGACATGAATGAACAAAGAGGTTTCAAAGTCTTGTTGTCACGAAACTTTAATATGTTTCTGCTGATTATGAACCATAAATGGCGTTTGACAGAATATCAGCTGTTTGGCTTGCAGTTCAGTGCCGCCAGCAATTAAACAGTTATGTCACAGGTGAGGGGTTTTGTGATCATAGCAAAAAACCAAATGATACCGCACAACAAGACCAGCTCATTTTAGCAGACAGCCGCTGCCTTGATCCAGAGCGTTTCACAGTATAAACATGTTTGGCACAGATTTCTGTGTACAGAATCATTCAGATGTTCATTTGAAAGCAAGTGGTTTTGTACAGATGGGACTCAGTGCAATGAATTGTAATGGGACACTGGCAGGCAGACTGTCAGGATAATTTGTGAATTGGCAGCAGTACTTACCCTCCTTGGCACAATCATAGAGATTGGCTCTATCAGTCCTTTCAGTGTTACCAGTTTGTAGAACCTGAACACCTCACAAGCCCCAACATCCAACCCATGTTTTGGCATTACAccttaatgaaaaaaataaccaTATTTGATAAAGATACTCATTGTTGTGGGATTCTACAAActactttgtaaaaaaaaaaaaagggacaccTCCTTTGATATTAATAAAGGTGAAGAGTAATTCCGGCCTACCAAGTCCTTTCTGTGGGGCGGGAGATCGGAACTCCATGAGGTACTGCAGGTATGGTTTCTCTGTGGTGACCTCATAGTAACGGATATTTCCATCTCCCTAGAATTGTATACAGTAGTCAAATCAAACTAAGTGTGTCAATAATGCGTTACATCTTGAGGTTTTGAGGTTTTTTGGGACTGTACTACTGACAAACTGTTGTATTGGATTAAGGATGTTCTCACTTAGAGgtttaaaatacatattgtaCTCtcttagttct from Chanos chanos chromosome 2, fChaCha1.1, whole genome shotgun sequence includes these protein-coding regions:
- the anp32a gene encoding acidic leucine-rich nuclear phosphoprotein 32 family member A isoform X7 codes for the protein MDMKKRIYLELRNRTPSDVKELVLDNCRSNEGKIEGLTDEFEELEFLSTINVGLTSVANLPKLNKLKKLELSDNRISGGLEVLAEKCPNLTHLNLSGNKIKDLSTIEPLKKLESLKSLDLFNCEVTNLNDYRENVFKLLPQLTYLDGYDKEDKEAPDSDAEAYPEGLDDEDEDDDEVEEEEYDEDAAPGDDDEEEEGDEEEEEGEEEEEDDISGEEEEELNDEEERGQKRKRELDEEGEEDD
- the anp32a gene encoding acidic leucine-rich nuclear phosphoprotein 32 family member A isoform X1, translated to MDMKKRIYLELRNRTPSDVKELVLDNCRSNEGKIEGLTDEFEELEFLSTINVGLTSVANLPKLNKLKKLELSDNRISGGLEVLAEKCPNLTHLNLSGNKIKDLSTIEPLKKLESLKSLDLFNCEVTNLNDYRENVFKLLPQLTYLDGYDKEDKEAPDSDAEAYPEGLDDEDEDDDEVEEEEYDEDAAPGDDDEEEEGDEEEEEGEEEEEDDISGEEEEEEELNDGEVEDEDDYEEERGQKRKRELDEEGEEDD
- the anp32a gene encoding acidic leucine-rich nuclear phosphoprotein 32 family member A isoform X2, whose protein sequence is MDMKKRIYLELRNRTPSDVKELVLDNCRSNEGKIEGLTDEFEELEFLSTINVGLTSVANLPKLNKLKKLELSDNRISGGLEVLAEKCPNLTHLNLSGNKIKDLSTIEPLKKLESLKSLDLFNCEVTNLNDYRENVFKLLPQLTYLDGYDKEDKEAPDSDAEAYPEGLDDEDEDDDEVEEEEYDEDAAPGDDDEEEEGDEEEEEGEEEEEDDISGEEEEEEELNDGEVEDEDDYEERGQKRKRELDEEGEEDD
- the anp32a gene encoding acidic leucine-rich nuclear phosphoprotein 32 family member A isoform X5 — its product is MDMKKRIYLELRNRTPSDVKELVLDNCRSNEGKIEGLTDEFEELEFLSTINVGLTSVANLPKLNKLKKLELSDNRISGGLEVLAEKCPNLTHLNLSGNKIKDLSTIEPLKKLESLKSLDLFNCEVTNLNDYRENVFKLLPQLTYLDGYDKEDKEAPDSDAEAYPEGLDDEDEDDDEEEEYDEDAAPGDDDEEEEGDEEEEEGEEEEEDDISGEEEEEELNDGEVEDEDDYEEERGQKRKRELDEEGEEDD
- the anp32a gene encoding acidic leucine-rich nuclear phosphoprotein 32 family member A isoform X6 — translated: MDMKKRIYLELRNRTPSDVKELVLDNCRSNEGKIEGLTDEFEELEFLSTINVGLTSVANLPKLNKLKKLELSDNRISGGLEVLAEKCPNLTHLNLSGNKIKDLSTIEPLKKLESLKSLDLFNCEVTNLNDYRENVFKLLPQLTYLDGYDKEDKEAPDSDAEAYPEGLDDEDEDDDEEEEYDEDAAPGDDDEEEEGDEEEEEGEEEEEDDIKEELNDGEVEDEDDYEEERGQKRKRELDEEGEEDD
- the anp32a gene encoding acidic leucine-rich nuclear phosphoprotein 32 family member A isoform X3; protein product: MDMKKRIYLELRNRTPSDVKELVLDNCRSNEGKIEGLTDEFEELEFLSTINVGLTSVANLPKLNKLKKLELSDNRISGGLEVLAEKCPNLTHLNLSGNKIKDLSTIEPLKKLESLKSLDLFNCEVTNLNDYRENVFKLLPQLTYLDGYDKEDKEAPDSDAEAYPEGLDDEDEDDDEEEEYDEDAAPGDDDEEEEGDEEEEEGEEEEEDDISGEEEEEEELNDGEVEDEDDYEEERGQKRKRELDEEGEEDD
- the anp32a gene encoding acidic leucine-rich nuclear phosphoprotein 32 family member A isoform X4, coding for MDMKKRIYLELRNRTPSDVKELVLDNCRSNEGKIEGLTDEFEELEFLSTINVGLTSVANLPKLNKLKKLELSDNRISGGLEVLAEKCPNLTHLNLSGNKIKDLSTIEPLKKLESLKSLDLFNCEVTNLNDYRENVFKLLPQLTYLDGYDKEDKEAPDSDAEAYPEGLDDEDEDDDEEEEYDEDAAPGDDDEEEEGDEEEEEGEEEEEDDISGEEEEEEELNDGEVEDEDDYEEERGQTINCNKMNENTIAAVQ